A region of Bacillus rossius redtenbacheri isolate Brsri chromosome 2, Brsri_v3, whole genome shotgun sequence DNA encodes the following proteins:
- the LOC134529760 gene encoding SCAN domain-containing protein 3-like isoform X1, with translation MPSQQILQTTSRVVSGTLLLCGLGNGQMCMKLNLPLKLILERSSVDLTTEVLSIRKRTGNEEETSTSSLSSLVVVSNKDSECKKQKTYSFQKTWETGFLAVQNDDNTGVICLLCSASLSGFRKANCQRHHETHHSVFMKEYPVNSDARLHKVSDLKIKFQCQQKLFSSNSNNNKLSTEVSIDVSNKLVRQGMPFSVGEVVKDCIVSAVTTLVESIPEKYRSIMINVAKNVPISNDTVARRVNVLSAQMKENTRQKLSEFVYFLLAVDESTDVASVAQLMCFVRCIDSHGTVDNLFLTVLPLPGSTTGQDIYTAVTNFFVSSEIDVSKLVCVVTDGAPSMVGKNKGFVTLLKKDERFPSFIHFHCLIHVENLASHFQSVPEIPEHFKVIVKVINFFAAKPLNKCLLRVFLQDLSAPHFDLILHTDVRWLSRGKTISCVWELFEEIKAFISSSGYAPQFPQLYKDDFKVTLAFIVDLFEYLNEVRKYPPSRTTKYCY, from the exons ATGCCATCCCAACAAATTCTGCAGACAACATCAAGGGTTGTGAGTGGTACGCTACTCTTGTGTGGATTGGGAAACGGCCAAATGTGTATGAAATTGAATCTCCCACTGAAGTTAATTTTAGAGAGATCATCAGTGGATCTAACTACAGAAGTTTTATCTATCAG GAAACGTACTGGGAATGAAGAAGAGACATCAACATCATCGCTGTCATCATTGGTAGTGGTTTCAAATAAGGACAGCGAATGTAAGAAACAAAAAACGTACTCATTTCAGAAAACCTGGGAGACTGGTTTTCTTGCAGTCCAGAACGACGATAATACTGGTGTAATCTGCCTACTCTGTTCGGCTTCTTTATCTGGATTTCGAAAAGCAAACTGTCAAAGACATCACGAAACTCATCACAGTGTGTTCATGAAGGAATATCCAGTAAATTCAGACGCACGATTGCATAAGGTGAGTGACTTAAAGATAAAGTTTCAATGTCAGCAAAAACTGTTTTCATccaacagcaataataataagCTTTCTACAGAAGTATCCATAGACGTGTCTAACAAACTAGTTCGGCAAGGAATGCCATTTTCAGTTGGAGAGGTGGTCAAAGACTGTATTGTTTCAGCAGTGACAACTCTTGTTGAAAGCATACCTGAAAAATACCGAAGTATTATGATAAATGTGGCAAAGAATGTTCCTATAAGTAACGATACAGTCGCCAGACGTGTTAATGTTCTTTCTGCTCAAATGAAGGAAAATACTCGGCAAAAATTGTctgagtttgtttattttttgctaGCTGTGGACGAGTCCACCGATGTCGCTTCGGTAGCTCAACTTATGTGCTTCGTGCGTTGCATTGATAGTCACGGGACagttgataatttatttttgacagtTCTACCCCTACCAGGTTCAACTACGGGTCAAGACATTTACACCGCTGTTACAAACTTCTTTGTGTCTAGTGAAATTGATGTGTCAAAGCTTGTATGTGTGGTTACGGATGGCGCACCTTCAATGGTAGGTAAAAACAAGGGATTTGTTACACTTTTGAAGAAAGATGAACGCTTTCCTTCTTTCATCCATTTCCACTGCTTGATTCATGTTGAAAACTTAGCTAGTCATTTTCAGTCAGTTCCAGAAATACCAGAGCATTTCAAAGTGATCGTGAAAGTGATTAATTTCTTTGCTGCAAAACCTCTGAACAAATGCCTGCTGAGAGTATTCCTACAAGATTTGTCTGCTCCACATTTCGATTTAATTCTTCACACAGATGTTCGCTGGCTAAGCCGTGGAAAAACTATTTCATGTGTTTGGGAACTTTTTGAAGAAATTAAGGCGTTTATTTCTTCCAGTGGTTATGCCCCTCAGTTCCCTCAGCTGTACAAAGATGATTTCAAGGTCACCCTGGCTtttattgttgatttgtttgaATATCTGAATGAGGTACGTAAATATCCGCCTTCAAGGACCACAAAATACTGTTATTGa